In a single window of the Azospirillum thiophilum genome:
- a CDS encoding cysteine hydrolase family protein — protein MNAATIPAERTALLVCDLQNDFLHPDGAYGRAGQTAPEILELPDRVKPLADLLRSRGGWVISTNFTLVPGRSGEPMISPHLKTLRPFLAKGDFLPGAWGHRTVDTLQPVDVEVEKIAYSAFYMSRLEWVLAKCGVERLLVCGIVTNGGVASTVRDAHVRDFDTILLEDGCAAFTPQVHEVSVAALRPVCRVTTIATMLAEVGES, from the coding sequence ATGAACGCCGCCACCATCCCGGCCGAGCGAACCGCGCTGCTGGTCTGCGACCTTCAGAACGACTTCCTGCATCCCGACGGCGCCTATGGCCGCGCCGGGCAGACGGCACCGGAGATCCTGGAACTGCCGGACCGGGTGAAGCCGCTGGCCGACCTGCTGCGGTCGCGCGGCGGCTGGGTGATCTCGACCAACTTCACGCTGGTGCCGGGCCGCAGCGGCGAGCCGATGATCTCGCCCCACCTGAAGACCCTGCGTCCCTTCCTGGCCAAGGGCGATTTCCTGCCCGGCGCCTGGGGCCACCGCACGGTGGACACCCTCCAGCCGGTGGATGTCGAGGTGGAGAAGATCGCCTATTCCGCCTTCTACATGTCGCGGCTGGAATGGGTGCTGGCGAAATGCGGGGTGGAGCGGCTGCTGGTCTGCGGCATCGTCACCAATGGCGGCGTGGCCTCGACCGTGCGCGACGCCCATGTCCGCGACTTCGACACCATCCTGCTTGAGGATGGCTGCGCCGCCTTCACCCCGCAGGTGCATGAGGTCTCGGTCGCGGCCCTGCGCCCGGTCTGCCGCGTCACCACCATCGCCACCATGCTGGCGGAGGTCGGTGAGTCATGA
- a CDS encoding ABC transporter ATP-binding protein: MVEALLDIRGLRAGYGATEVLRGIDMAVETVEIVTVLGSNGVGKTTLNKVLSGVLPAWAGEIRFAGERIDGRSAARIVEEGLIQVPEGRKIFPNLSIRENLELGSYRRGKPHRARNLEHIFATFPRLKERERQLAGTLSGGEQQMLAIGRGMMAEPLLLILDEPSLGLSPLVVEEMFGLIRKLNTDGLAILLVEQNVVQSLEVARRAYILENGVFAMSGEAEAIARDPELKRTYLGL, from the coding sequence ATGGTTGAGGCGCTGCTGGACATCCGCGGCCTGAGGGCCGGCTACGGCGCAACCGAGGTGCTGCGCGGCATCGACATGGCGGTCGAGACGGTGGAGATCGTCACCGTGCTCGGCTCCAACGGCGTCGGCAAGACCACGCTGAACAAGGTGCTGTCGGGCGTGCTGCCGGCCTGGGCCGGCGAGATCCGCTTTGCCGGCGAGCGCATCGACGGCCGGTCGGCCGCCCGCATCGTGGAGGAGGGACTGATCCAGGTGCCGGAGGGCCGCAAGATCTTCCCCAATCTGTCGATCCGCGAAAACCTGGAGCTGGGCAGCTACCGCCGCGGCAAGCCGCACCGCGCCCGGAACCTGGAACACATCTTCGCCACCTTCCCCCGCCTGAAGGAGCGCGAGCGGCAACTGGCCGGCACGCTGTCGGGCGGCGAGCAGCAGATGCTCGCCATCGGCCGCGGCATGATGGCCGAGCCGCTGCTGCTGATCCTCGACGAGCCGTCGCTCGGCCTGTCGCCGCTGGTGGTTGAGGAGATGTTCGGCCTGATCCGCAAGCTGAACACCGACGGGCTGGCGATCCTGCTGGTCGAGCAGAACGTCGTCCAGTCGCTGGAGGTCGCCCGTCGCGCCTACATCCTGGAGAACGGCGTCTTCGCGATGTCCGGCGAGGCCGAGGCCATCGCCCGCGATCCCGAACTGAAACGCACCTATCTCGGGCTGTGA
- a CDS encoding ABC transporter substrate-binding protein, producing MRRSDRDSALPGITRRSVLKAGAAAAAFTAVPLAAPSILRAQSAAVKVGVLQPVTGALANDGDLGRLGAELAINEINAAGGIRSLGGAKLEMLFGDARSTPEAGTQEVERMQAEGACAIVGGFASPICLAASQAAARYDLPYLVDVGVSDQIMARGLKNTFRFGPGFGKVTSVALDNLTRMNELAGKPARTVVLVHEDGLFGSGLAKLLQAELPKRGFEVLETIAHPTPARDMSNVALRIRSLNPDLVIPSNYYGEFVLLARTMQQQRIKPKGIYAVLGGAASNGRFLKEFPQAAQNVIDCNHWHDPRNPQALALRKAVQDRGKSFAYNVSLNYSNVKLLADAIERAGSTDRARIIEALNASSFAGHIMPYGPTRFVNGQNEGATPINTQIQGDDIKVIFPEAYAEVKANFPAV from the coding sequence ATGAGACGTTCGGATCGGGACTCCGCGCTTCCCGGCATCACCCGCCGCTCGGTCCTGAAGGCCGGTGCCGCGGCCGCCGCCTTCACCGCCGTGCCGCTGGCCGCGCCGTCGATCCTGCGGGCGCAGAGCGCCGCGGTGAAGGTCGGCGTGCTCCAGCCGGTGACCGGCGCGCTCGCCAACGACGGCGACCTCGGCCGTCTGGGCGCCGAGCTGGCGATCAACGAGATCAACGCGGCCGGCGGCATCAGGTCGCTGGGCGGCGCCAAGCTGGAGATGCTGTTCGGCGACGCCCGCTCCACCCCGGAAGCCGGCACGCAGGAGGTCGAGCGCATGCAGGCGGAGGGCGCCTGCGCCATCGTCGGCGGCTTCGCCAGCCCGATCTGCCTCGCGGCGTCGCAGGCGGCGGCGCGCTACGACCTGCCGTACCTCGTCGATGTCGGCGTGTCGGACCAGATCATGGCGCGCGGGTTGAAGAACACCTTCCGTTTCGGCCCCGGCTTCGGCAAGGTCACCAGCGTCGCGCTCGACAATTTGACCCGCATGAACGAACTGGCGGGCAAGCCGGCCAGGACCGTGGTGCTGGTGCATGAGGACGGGCTGTTCGGCTCCGGCCTCGCCAAGCTGCTGCAGGCCGAACTGCCCAAGCGCGGCTTCGAGGTGCTGGAGACCATCGCCCATCCGACCCCGGCGCGCGACATGTCCAACGTGGCGCTGCGCATCCGCTCGCTGAACCCGGATCTGGTGATTCCGTCCAATTATTACGGCGAGTTCGTGCTGCTCGCCCGCACCATGCAGCAGCAGCGCATCAAGCCGAAGGGCATCTACGCGGTGCTGGGCGGGGCGGCGTCGAACGGCCGCTTTCTCAAGGAGTTCCCGCAGGCGGCCCAGAACGTCATCGACTGCAACCACTGGCACGATCCGCGCAACCCGCAGGCGCTGGCCCTGCGCAAGGCGGTGCAGGACCGGGGCAAGTCCTTCGCCTACAACGTCTCGCTGAACTATTCGAACGTGAAGCTGCTGGCCGACGCCATCGAGCGCGCCGGCTCGACCGACCGCGCCAGGATCATCGAGGCGCTGAACGCCTCCAGCTTCGCCGGCCATATCATGCCCTATGGCCCGACGAGGTTCGTGAACGGCCAGAACGAGGGCGCCACCCCGATCAACACCCAGATCCAGGGCGACGACATCAAGGTGATCTTCCCGGAAGCCTATGCCGAGGTGAAGGCGAACTTCCCGGCGGTCTGA
- a CDS encoding isocitrate lyase/PEP mutase family protein, translating into MIVPTTSFRDRLAQDRVVLAPGVYDAFTASLATAAGFEALYLSGAAIAYTRLGRPDIGLVSVSEVADTIALVRDRVATPLVVDGDTGYGNALNVQRTVRMFERAGATAIQLEDQSFPKRCGHLTDKAVIPAAEMAGKIKAAVDARASDATLIVARTDAVAVEGVSAALDRARLYVEAGADVLFVEAPKTRDQLAAIATDLGGIRPLLANMVEGGQTPISSAAELGALGYRLVIFPGGIVRALARQAQDYYGSLAQHGTTQPFRDRMFDFNALNELIGTPGMLALGETYKDFAPAKREDAA; encoded by the coding sequence ATGATCGTCCCCACTACGAGTTTCCGGGACCGGCTGGCCCAGGACCGCGTCGTCCTGGCGCCCGGCGTCTATGACGCCTTCACCGCCTCGCTCGCCACTGCCGCCGGGTTCGAGGCGCTGTACCTGTCGGGTGCCGCCATCGCCTACACCCGGCTCGGCCGGCCCGACATCGGGCTGGTGTCGGTCAGCGAGGTGGCGGACACCATCGCCCTGGTGCGCGACCGCGTGGCCACGCCGCTGGTGGTGGACGGCGACACCGGCTACGGCAACGCGCTGAACGTGCAGCGCACCGTGCGCATGTTCGAGCGGGCCGGCGCCACCGCGATCCAGTTGGAGGACCAGAGCTTTCCCAAGCGCTGCGGCCACCTGACCGACAAGGCGGTGATCCCGGCGGCGGAGATGGCCGGCAAGATCAAGGCGGCGGTGGATGCCCGCGCCAGCGACGCCACGCTGATCGTCGCCCGCACCGACGCGGTTGCGGTGGAAGGGGTGTCGGCGGCGCTCGACCGCGCCCGGCTCTATGTCGAGGCCGGTGCCGACGTGCTGTTCGTCGAGGCGCCGAAGACCCGCGACCAGCTGGCCGCCATCGCCACCGACCTGGGCGGCATCCGCCCGCTGCTCGCCAACATGGTCGAGGGCGGCCAGACGCCGATCAGCTCGGCCGCGGAGCTGGGCGCGCTGGGCTACCGGCTGGTGATCTTCCCCGGCGGCATCGTGCGGGCGCTGGCCCGGCAGGCGCAGGACTATTACGGCTCGCTGGCGCAGCACGGCACCACCCAGCCGTTCCGAGACCGCATGTTCGACTTCAACGCGCTGAACGAGCTGATCGGCACGCCCGGGATGCTGGCGCTCGGCGAGACCTACAAGGACTTTGCACCCGCCAAGCGGGAGGACGCAGCATGA
- a CDS encoding branched-chain amino acid ABC transporter permease — protein sequence MTARDLLPILVLLALAALLPLVVTSSPVLNFLVFMLIVALGAQGWNILGGFGGQFSFGHAAFFGTGAYVTAILQLRWGVNAWAGLALATAAGAAVGWGIGFLSFRSGLRGSYFALVTLAFAEVFRILANAASFTGGAAGLLIKLEVHPANLQFADRAVFYWLVLALVGAVLVLTRWIQRSRFGAQLVAVRENEDAAKALGVDSLRVKLRAIALSGGVTALAGCLYAQYFLYIDATIAYGSWISVELLLAPIIGGVGTVFGPVVGALTLHGLGEVAKQFAGRIPGIDLIVFGAVLVLAVAFARGGILGLLERLRDRGAGLLRPSSRSDAAKEPSNAGR from the coding sequence ATGACCGCGCGCGATCTTCTCCCCATCCTCGTCCTGCTGGCGCTGGCGGCGTTGCTGCCGCTGGTGGTGACCTCCAGCCCGGTGCTGAATTTCCTGGTCTTCATGCTGATCGTGGCGCTGGGGGCGCAGGGCTGGAACATCCTGGGCGGCTTCGGCGGCCAGTTCAGCTTCGGCCACGCCGCCTTCTTCGGCACCGGCGCCTACGTCACCGCGATCCTGCAACTGCGCTGGGGCGTCAATGCCTGGGCCGGGCTGGCGCTGGCGACCGCCGCCGGGGCCGCGGTCGGCTGGGGCATCGGCTTCCTCAGCTTCCGCTCGGGCCTGCGCGGCTCCTATTTCGCGCTGGTGACGCTGGCCTTTGCCGAGGTGTTCCGCATCCTCGCCAACGCCGCCTCCTTCACCGGCGGGGCCGCCGGGCTGCTGATCAAGCTGGAGGTCCATCCCGCCAACCTGCAATTCGCCGACCGCGCCGTCTTCTATTGGCTGGTGCTGGCCCTGGTCGGGGCGGTGCTGGTGCTGACCCGCTGGATCCAGCGCTCCCGCTTCGGGGCGCAGCTGGTGGCGGTGCGCGAGAACGAGGATGCGGCCAAGGCGCTGGGCGTCGACAGCCTGCGGGTGAAGCTGCGCGCCATCGCGCTGTCCGGCGGCGTCACCGCGCTGGCCGGCTGCCTCTATGCCCAGTATTTCCTCTACATCGACGCGACCATCGCCTATGGCAGCTGGATTTCGGTCGAGCTGCTGCTGGCCCCGATCATCGGCGGCGTCGGCACCGTCTTCGGCCCGGTGGTCGGCGCCCTGACCCTGCATGGGCTGGGCGAGGTCGCCAAGCAGTTCGCCGGCCGCATTCCCGGCATCGACCTGATCGTCTTCGGTGCCGTGCTGGTGCTGGCGGTCGCCTTCGCCCGCGGCGGCATCCTCGGCCTGTTGGAGCGGCTGCGCGACCGCGGCGCCGGGCTGCTGCGGCCTTCCTCACGATCCGATGCCGCCAAGGAGCCTTCCAATGCTGGCCGTTGA
- a CDS encoding branched-chain amino acid ABC transporter permease produces the protein MYSPQIILEAALNGLMTGAVYALIALGLTLIYGVLHIINFAHGALLTCAMFAVWVAWAGLGMDPYIVILPLVPLMFALGYGLQRFIIGPASHGDDGNILLVTLGLSIVLENVLLATFQSDTRTLDTDYSFQVVALGPLLLSFPRLVGLGVAVVVTGLLWLLLNRTDTGKAIRAVAKEKLGANLVGIDVPHIYAVTFGLGCACLAVAACLLMPTFYVNPRIGGAFVLVAFTVVVLGGMGSIPGALLGGLFIGVVESLCGLLLGDSLGQIGIFLIFIAVLLVRPTGLFGARA, from the coding sequence ATGTATTCACCTCAGATCATCCTGGAAGCGGCGCTGAACGGGCTGATGACCGGTGCGGTCTATGCGCTGATCGCGCTGGGCCTGACGCTGATTTACGGCGTGCTGCACATCATCAATTTCGCCCACGGCGCGCTGCTGACCTGCGCCATGTTCGCGGTCTGGGTCGCCTGGGCCGGGCTGGGCATGGACCCCTACATCGTCATCCTGCCGCTGGTGCCGCTGATGTTCGCGCTCGGCTACGGCCTGCAGCGCTTCATCATCGGGCCGGCCAGCCATGGCGACGACGGCAACATCCTGCTGGTGACGCTGGGCCTCTCCATCGTGCTGGAGAATGTGCTGCTCGCCACCTTCCAGTCCGACACCCGCACGCTCGACACCGACTATTCCTTCCAGGTGGTGGCGCTTGGGCCGCTGCTGCTGTCCTTCCCGCGGCTGGTCGGGCTTGGCGTGGCGGTGGTCGTCACCGGCCTCCTGTGGCTGCTGCTGAACCGCACCGACACCGGCAAGGCGATCCGCGCGGTTGCCAAGGAGAAGCTGGGCGCCAATCTGGTCGGCATCGACGTGCCGCACATCTACGCCGTCACCTTCGGGCTCGGCTGCGCCTGTCTGGCGGTGGCGGCCTGCCTGCTGATGCCGACCTTCTACGTCAATCCCCGCATCGGCGGCGCCTTCGTGCTGGTCGCCTTTACCGTGGTGGTGCTGGGCGGCATGGGCTCCATTCCCGGCGCCCTGCTCGGCGGCCTGTTCATCGGGGTGGTGGAAAGCCTGTGCGGCCTGCTGCTGGGCGACAGCCTGGGCCAGATCGGCATCTTCCTGATCTTCATCGCCGTGCTGCTGGTGCGGCCGACCGGCCTGTTCGGAGCCAGGGCATGA
- a CDS encoding ABC transporter ATP-binding protein, which yields MLAVETVSKRFGGLMAVDRASLTVAPGGIIGLIGPNGAGKTTLFSMISGFIEPTDGRIRFEGADITGEEPHRRAGRGIGRTFQIVQPFAGLTVCENIAVGAYLRHAKRADAIAKARDVAQRVGLAAELDRPAGGLTVAGRKRLELARALATEPKLLLLDEVLAGLNPSEIRDIIPVIRDIRDKGVTILMIEHVMQAVMNLCERVYVLAQGRMIAEGPPAAVCADARVIEAYLGHGAAARLKAEGAVHG from the coding sequence ATGCTGGCCGTTGAGACCGTCTCCAAGCGCTTCGGCGGGCTGATGGCGGTGGACCGCGCGTCGCTGACGGTGGCGCCCGGCGGCATCATCGGGCTGATCGGCCCGAACGGTGCCGGCAAGACCACGCTGTTCTCGATGATCTCCGGCTTCATCGAGCCGACCGACGGTCGCATCCGGTTCGAGGGCGCGGACATCACCGGCGAGGAGCCGCACCGCCGGGCCGGGCGCGGCATCGGCCGCACCTTCCAGATCGTGCAGCCCTTCGCCGGGCTGACGGTGTGCGAGAACATCGCGGTCGGCGCCTATCTGCGCCATGCCAAACGCGCCGACGCCATCGCCAAGGCGCGCGACGTGGCCCAGCGGGTCGGGCTGGCCGCCGAGCTCGACCGCCCGGCCGGCGGGCTGACGGTGGCCGGGCGCAAGCGGCTGGAGCTGGCCCGCGCGCTCGCCACCGAACCGAAGCTGCTGCTGCTGGACGAGGTGCTGGCCGGGCTGAACCCGTCGGAGATCCGCGACATCATCCCGGTGATCCGCGACATCCGCGACAAGGGGGTGACGATCCTGATGATCGAGCATGTCATGCAGGCGGTGATGAACCTGTGCGAGCGCGTCTATGTGCTGGCACAGGGCCGCATGATCGCCGAGGGACCGCCCGCCGCGGTCTGCGCCGACGCCCGGGTGATCGAGGCCTATCTCGGCCACGGCGCCGCCGCCCGGCTGAAGGCGGAGGGTGCGGTCCATGGTTGA
- a CDS encoding hydantoinase/oxoprolinase family protein: MSMATPKGSAGGTIVGVDVGGTFTDLFHYDEARGSFRTAKVPSNRGDEAVGFLAGLQSFGPVADLGSIVHGTTVGTNALLERKGARVGLITTAGFRDVLEMRRRDRRHTWGLWGDFVPVVDRDMRLEVAERTLADGTVRTAVDLEAVRACARRLVAMGAEALAIVFINAYANPANELAALEAAREVWPNANLECSSRILPEIREFERTSTTALNAYLQPVVGSYLAKLDDALAGEGFGGRFHIVQSNGGVMSTDTARRLPVRTALSGPAAGVIAAAAISKAAGFPNVITGDLGGTSFDVSLVVEGQTMLAAQTTIDFGLVVRTPMIEITTIGAGGGSIAGVDPGGMLQVGPESAGSRPGPVCYAQGNSRPTLTDANVLLGRINAERPIGGKLARLDVDAARAAIATHVAGPLGLDVMTAAEAVVRIANSKMAGAIRLVSIERGHDPAKFAAVPFGGGGALHVGALIKDVGLKAALVPRFPGVTSALGCVIADIRHDQVQTVNLPLAGIDAAALDRRMVEEATAARAVVESAGLSVERIDLVFELDMHYIGQTHTVAVALPVSVENGTTGPTTGIDEATIRAAFERAYQASFSRLLPGVGAKIVNLRTAAIGRRPHFDLATLAPRDGTSVEGAYAGSRPVWFDGAWHETAVYNRLDLPVGVVIQGPAILEQPDATTVIDPDLSARVDGFGNVVVERTGR; the protein is encoded by the coding sequence ATGAGCATGGCCACACCCAAGGGCTCCGCCGGCGGCACCATCGTCGGCGTCGATGTCGGCGGCACCTTCACCGACCTGTTCCATTACGACGAGGCGCGAGGCAGCTTCCGCACCGCCAAGGTTCCCTCCAACCGCGGCGACGAGGCGGTCGGGTTCCTGGCCGGCCTGCAGAGCTTCGGCCCGGTTGCCGACCTCGGCTCCATCGTCCACGGCACCACCGTCGGCACCAACGCGCTGCTGGAGCGCAAGGGCGCCCGGGTCGGGTTGATCACCACGGCGGGATTCCGCGACGTGCTGGAGATGCGCCGCCGCGACCGCCGCCACACCTGGGGCCTGTGGGGCGATTTCGTCCCCGTGGTCGACCGCGACATGCGGCTGGAGGTGGCGGAGCGCACGCTGGCCGACGGCACGGTGCGCACCGCCGTCGACCTGGAGGCGGTGCGCGCCTGCGCCCGCCGGCTGGTCGCGATGGGGGCGGAGGCGCTCGCCATCGTCTTCATCAACGCCTATGCCAACCCGGCCAACGAGCTGGCGGCGCTGGAGGCGGCGCGCGAGGTCTGGCCGAACGCCAATCTCGAATGCTCGTCCCGCATCCTGCCGGAAATCCGCGAGTTCGAGCGCACCTCGACCACCGCGCTGAACGCCTATCTCCAGCCGGTGGTCGGCAGCTATCTCGCCAAGCTCGACGACGCGCTGGCGGGGGAGGGGTTCGGCGGCCGCTTCCACATCGTGCAGTCGAACGGCGGCGTCATGTCGACCGACACCGCAAGGCGGCTGCCGGTGCGCACCGCCCTGTCTGGGCCGGCGGCCGGCGTCATCGCCGCGGCGGCGATCTCCAAGGCGGCGGGCTTCCCCAACGTCATCACCGGCGACCTCGGCGGCACCAGCTTCGACGTGTCGCTGGTGGTGGAGGGGCAGACCATGCTGGCCGCCCAGACCACCATCGATTTCGGCCTGGTCGTCCGCACGCCGATGATCGAGATCACCACCATCGGCGCCGGCGGCGGCTCCATCGCCGGGGTCGATCCCGGCGGCATGCTCCAGGTCGGGCCGGAAAGTGCCGGGTCGCGCCCCGGTCCGGTCTGCTACGCCCAGGGCAACAGCCGCCCGACGCTGACCGACGCCAACGTCCTGCTCGGCCGCATCAACGCCGAGCGCCCGATCGGCGGCAAGCTGGCCCGGCTCGACGTCGATGCCGCCCGCGCGGCAATCGCCACCCATGTCGCCGGGCCGCTCGGCCTCGACGTCATGACGGCGGCGGAAGCCGTGGTGCGCATCGCCAACAGCAAGATGGCCGGCGCCATCCGCCTCGTCTCCATCGAGCGCGGCCACGATCCGGCCAAGTTCGCCGCCGTGCCGTTCGGCGGCGGCGGCGCCCTGCATGTCGGCGCGCTGATCAAGGATGTCGGGCTGAAGGCGGCGCTGGTGCCGCGCTTCCCCGGCGTCACCTCGGCGCTCGGCTGCGTCATCGCCGACATCCGCCACGATCAGGTGCAGACGGTCAACCTGCCGCTGGCCGGCATCGACGCCGCCGCGCTCGACCGCCGCATGGTGGAGGAGGCGACAGCCGCCCGCGCGGTGGTTGAGTCCGCCGGCCTCAGCGTCGAGCGCATCGACCTCGTCTTCGAGCTCGACATGCATTACATCGGCCAGACCCACACGGTTGCCGTGGCGCTGCCGGTCTCGGTCGAGAACGGCACCACCGGTCCAACGACCGGAATCGACGAGGCGACCATCCGCGCCGCCTTCGAGCGTGCCTATCAGGCATCCTTCAGCCGGCTGCTGCCGGGTGTCGGCGCCAAGATCGTCAATCTGCGCACCGCAGCCATCGGCCGCCGCCCGCATTTCGACCTCGCGACGCTGGCGCCGCGGGACGGGACGAGCGTGGAGGGCGCCTATGCCGGCTCGCGCCCGGTGTGGTTCGACGGCGCGTGGCACGAGACGGCGGTCTACAACCGCCTCGACCTGCCGGTCGGCGTGGTGATCCAGGGGCCGGCGATCCTCGAACAGCCCGACGCCACCACCGTCATCGATCCCGACCTCAGCGCCCGGGTCGACGGCTTCGGCAATGTCGTCGTCGAAAGGACCGGCCGATGA
- a CDS encoding hydantoinase B/oxoprolinase family protein, whose translation MTTKQTPIDPVTLAVLKGRLEQIADEMDATLYRSAFNPIIAEARDACHGLYHAETGATLVQGTNGLPIFVGAMAFAVKAVIDKVAREGDLHADDIFLFNDPYDGGTHLNDFRLVRPIFRQGTLFCWMASVGHWLDIGGNVPGNFNARATDSFQEGVRIPPVKLVRAGVMNTDLLAILAANSRVPVSNYGDLNGQLNALDLGVRRLTELLDEHGEATVSAAFDAFTARADALMRAAVAKLPDGTYSFEDYLDNDGITADRLLIALDLTIEGERMILDFSRSSAPCAGPLNIAYSTAVACCYVALKHVFTDVPANAGCLNPITFVIPETTLLAVKPPKPVGGYTETILRVIGVVFGALALADPARATAAPFGTINALSLAGHRADGSRWVMFSFFGGGLGGNPETDGLNHANNPISTATIPPVEILEAAYPVMFTQWALRPDSAGAGLHRGGVGAVYEIEALTDADVFLLGERGVFAPFGVAGGTPAALNRFTWQSDEGEKSPPLASKITDVRIRDGQRVRLETPGGGGWGDPRRREAEAVARDVRLGYLGIGAARSAYGVALTDDGALDLAATALLRESPAA comes from the coding sequence ATGACCACCAAGCAGACTCCGATCGATCCCGTCACGCTCGCCGTCCTGAAGGGCCGGCTGGAGCAGATCGCCGACGAGATGGACGCGACGCTCTACCGCTCCGCCTTCAACCCGATCATCGCCGAGGCGCGCGACGCCTGCCACGGGCTGTATCATGCCGAGACCGGCGCGACTCTGGTGCAGGGGACCAACGGCCTGCCGATCTTCGTCGGCGCCATGGCCTTCGCGGTCAAGGCGGTGATCGACAAGGTCGCGCGCGAGGGCGACCTGCACGCCGACGACATCTTCCTGTTCAACGACCCCTATGACGGTGGCACCCACCTGAACGACTTCCGGCTGGTGCGGCCGATCTTCCGGCAGGGGACGCTGTTCTGCTGGATGGCGTCGGTCGGCCACTGGCTCGACATCGGCGGCAACGTGCCGGGCAACTTCAACGCGCGGGCCACCGACAGCTTCCAGGAGGGGGTGCGCATCCCGCCGGTGAAGCTGGTTAGGGCCGGCGTGATGAACACCGACCTGCTGGCGATCCTCGCCGCCAACTCCCGCGTGCCGGTGTCGAACTACGGCGACCTGAACGGCCAGCTGAACGCGCTGGATCTCGGCGTGCGCCGGCTGACCGAGCTGCTGGACGAGCATGGCGAGGCGACCGTCTCGGCCGCCTTCGACGCCTTCACCGCGCGGGCCGACGCGCTGATGCGGGCCGCGGTGGCCAAGCTGCCGGACGGCACCTACAGCTTCGAGGATTATCTCGACAACGACGGCATCACCGCCGACCGGCTGCTCATCGCGCTCGACCTCACCATCGAGGGCGAGCGGATGATCCTGGACTTCTCGCGCTCATCGGCTCCCTGCGCCGGGCCGCTCAACATCGCCTATTCCACCGCAGTCGCCTGCTGCTATGTCGCGCTGAAGCATGTCTTCACCGACGTGCCGGCCAATGCCGGCTGCCTCAACCCGATCACCTTCGTCATCCCCGAAACCACGCTGCTGGCGGTGAAGCCGCCCAAGCCGGTCGGCGGCTATACCGAGACCATCCTGCGCGTCATCGGCGTGGTGTTCGGCGCGCTGGCGCTGGCCGATCCGGCGCGCGCCACCGCCGCCCCCTTCGGCACCATCAACGCGCTGTCGCTGGCCGGCCACCGTGCCGACGGCTCGCGCTGGGTGATGTTCTCCTTCTTCGGCGGGGGCCTGGGCGGCAACCCGGAGACGGACGGGCTGAACCACGCCAACAACCCGATTTCCACCGCCACCATTCCGCCGGTGGAGATCCTGGAGGCGGCCTATCCGGTGATGTTCACCCAATGGGCGCTGCGCCCGGATTCCGCCGGGGCCGGCCTGCACCGCGGCGGCGTCGGTGCCGTCTATGAGATCGAGGCGCTGACCGACGCCGACGTATTCCTGCTGGGCGAGCGCGGCGTCTTCGCCCCCTTCGGGGTGGCCGGCGGCACGCCCGCCGCGCTGAACCGCTTCACCTGGCAGAGCGACGAGGGCGAGAAGTCGCCGCCGCTCGCCTCCAAGATCACCGACGTCAGGATCCGCGACGGCCAGCGTGTCCGGCTGGAGACGCCGGGCGGCGGCGGTTGGGGCGACCCGAGGCGGCGCGAGGCGGAGGCGGTGGCCCGCGACGTGCGGCTCGGCTATCTCGGCATCGGCGCGGCGCGCAGCGCCTATGGCGTGGCGCTGACCGACGACGGCGCGCTCGACCTCGCCGCCACCGCGCTTCTCCGCGAATCCCCCGCCGCCTGA